A single genomic interval of Chloracidobacterium validum harbors:
- a CDS encoding zinc-dependent alcohol dehydrogenase codes for MRANVLIEPGTIEMQHVPIPDPEPGGVVVKVMTALTCGTDLKAFLRGHPKFPTPTLFGHEFAGVIAKVGAGVTRFKEGDVVMSTHSAPCGECYYCRRGQENLCDTIMSTMVLGAYAEYIRIPERIVRHNMYPKPDSLPYREAALMEPLACVVHGLAAVTTREDDTVVVLGNGAIALLHVAALKARGVENIIVAGRRAYRQAVARAIGAAQTIPFEAETLPEHVHDLTNGRGADLVIECTGQPQIWELAVQLVRRGGDVIFFGGCKRGTTVTFDTERIHYDEITLRSPFHMTPRAVRQARQLLIERRVAWGQLITADYPLERLGEALDELQRGDCIKFAVLP; via the coding sequence ATGCGTGCCAACGTTCTCATCGAACCCGGCACGATTGAAATGCAGCATGTCCCCATCCCTGACCCAGAGCCGGGCGGTGTCGTGGTCAAGGTCATGACGGCGCTCACCTGTGGCACAGACTTGAAAGCCTTTCTCCGCGGACATCCGAAGTTTCCCACCCCAACCCTGTTTGGCCACGAATTCGCCGGCGTGATTGCCAAAGTGGGTGCCGGCGTGACGCGCTTCAAGGAAGGCGACGTGGTGATGTCCACCCACTCCGCGCCATGTGGCGAGTGCTACTACTGCCGACGCGGGCAGGAGAACCTATGCGACACCATCATGTCCACCATGGTGCTTGGCGCCTACGCTGAATATATTCGGATTCCAGAGCGCATCGTCCGGCACAACATGTATCCCAAGCCGGACAGCCTTCCCTACCGCGAAGCTGCCCTCATGGAGCCGCTTGCCTGCGTCGTTCACGGGCTGGCAGCCGTCACTACCCGCGAGGACGATACCGTAGTCGTGCTGGGCAACGGCGCCATTGCCCTGCTCCACGTGGCGGCACTCAAGGCGCGGGGCGTGGAAAACATCATTGTGGCCGGACGCCGCGCCTACCGTCAGGCGGTCGCGCGCGCCATCGGCGCGGCCCAGACCATTCCCTTTGAAGCTGAAACGCTCCCGGAACACGTTCATGACTTGACCAACGGACGCGGCGCGGACCTCGTCATCGAATGCACCGGGCAGCCGCAGATCTGGGAACTTGCCGTCCAACTTGTCCGGCGGGGTGGTGATGTCATCTTCTTTGGCGGTTGCAAGCGGGGCACGACCGTGACCTTTGACACCGAGCGCATCCATTACGACGAAATCACACTGCGGAGTCCATTCCACATGACGCCGCGGGCTGTCCGGCAGGCGCGGCAGCTTTTGATTGAACGCCGTGTCGCCTGGGGCCAACTCATCACGGCCGACTATCCGCTTGAACGGCTTGGCGAGGCGCTGGACGAGCTACAACGGGGGGACTGCATCAAATTTGCCGTTCTCCCGTGA
- a CDS encoding methyltransferase, producing MSTLPKRRPRRATNLTPEPLYRLGTAFWSSGVLFTAHRLAVFEILETRPRTASEVAGACGLMAIGAEKLLAACASLGLVVSDEAGRYHNSPLTATFLVPGKPAYQGHLLAYFADLWTRFGELDYLLRTGEIGPREAAFTLVRPDDERQTAERAWVLAMHEIAVGGQALALSRAVDLSGYTRLLDVSGGAGSYAVRFAEQYPQLTAEVLDLPEVIAVASELIQQSAVSDRVHTRSGDFINADYGQGYDVVLLSGVLHGLGERHIQRVLKKTYAALNPGGCVVVQELTPDAPSPAAAQFATLFGLNMMSGATYSSEQLALWLNQSGFLRIAMTPLEQAWWFDHVIVGYKP from the coding sequence ATGTCCACGTTACCAAAGCGTCGCCCGCGCCGCGCGACCAATCTAACGCCAGAGCCGCTCTATCGGTTGGGAACGGCCTTCTGGAGTAGCGGCGTTCTGTTCACGGCTCACCGGTTGGCTGTGTTTGAAATCCTGGAAACTCGTCCGCGAACCGCGTCTGAAGTCGCCGGTGCGTGCGGACTCATGGCGATAGGCGCTGAAAAGCTGCTGGCCGCCTGCGCGAGTCTGGGGCTGGTCGTCAGCGACGAGGCCGGCCGCTACCATAACAGTCCATTGACCGCTACGTTTCTGGTTCCCGGCAAGCCGGCTTACCAGGGACACCTGCTGGCTTACTTCGCCGACTTGTGGACGCGCTTTGGCGAACTGGATTACCTGTTGCGAACCGGCGAAATCGGCCCACGCGAAGCAGCGTTTACCTTGGTCCGGCCGGACGACGAGCGGCAAACAGCCGAGCGCGCGTGGGTCCTGGCGATGCACGAAATTGCGGTCGGGGGGCAAGCCCTGGCTCTGAGTCGGGCCGTTGACTTGAGTGGCTACACCCGGTTGCTTGATGTGAGCGGTGGGGCTGGCTCGTACGCCGTGCGCTTCGCCGAGCAGTATCCGCAACTGACGGCCGAGGTGCTTGATCTCCCGGAAGTCATCGCCGTGGCGAGCGAGTTGATTCAGCAATCCGCGGTGAGCGACCGAGTCCACACCCGGTCGGGCGACTTCATCAATGCGGATTATGGGCAGGGCTACGATGTCGTATTGCTGTCAGGCGTTCTCCACGGCCTTGGCGAGCGCCACATCCAGCGCGTGCTCAAGAAGACCTATGCCGCGCTGAATCCGGGTGGCTGCGTCGTCGTCCAGGAGCTGACACCAGACGCCCCCTCACCGGCCGCCGCCCAATTTGCCACGCTTTTTGGACTCAACATGATGTCTGGTGCCACATATTCGTCCGAGCAACTTGCCCTCTGGCTCAACCAATCCGGGTTTTTACGGATTGCCATGACGCCACTTGAGCAAGCGTGGTGGTTCGATCATGTGATTGTGGGCTACAAGCCCTGA